GCGATGGGGCTGTGGCTGGCGCTGGCGGCTTACCTGGTGGGCTCGATCCTGCCGGCGGAGATCTTTGTGCGCTGGCGGACGGGTCGAAGCCCGCACGACTTTGAAGACAACCCCGGAGGCGGCGGGGCATGGCGGCTGGCCGGACCGCTGGCCGGGGTGATCACGATCCTGTTCGATATGGGGAAAGGGGCGATCCCCACCGCTATCGCCCTGCAGGCCGGGTTCCGCCCGCCGGAGCTGATCGCCGTGGCGGTCGCGCCGGTGATCGGCCACTGCTGGCCGTTCTACAAGATCATCCGCCTCGATCGGGGCGGGCGAGGGTTAGGGCCGGCGACCGGCGCGTTGTTCGCCATGGCCTTCCGCGAGGTGGTGCCCGCTTACATCCTGGGGGCGCTCGTCGCCTATCGTCTCCGCTGGCTCCCCAGCGTGGGCATTGTCGCCTTTCCCCTCGGGCTGATCCTGATGCTCCTCTGGCACGTTCCCCCGGAGCGTCTCACGGCGGCCCTCGCGGTCATGCTGGTGGTGCTGGTCCGGAATGTGGGGCTTTTGTGGACCGTGCTTCGCACCCGCGGGGCGCGGTTGCCGCATTAACCGGAAGGCCAGGGCGGCCAGGATCGCCCCAGCGCCCAGGGATGAGGAACGCGATGAACGCGGGCCCCCGTGTGGTGGCCCTGACAGGCGCCGGGATCTCCGCGGAGAGCGGGGTCCCAACGTTTCGAGGCCCAGGCGGCCTCTGGGAGCGATATCGCCCCGAGGAGCTGGCGACGCCGGAGGCCTTCGCCCGGGATCCGAAACGGGTCTGGGCG
This Thermoflexus sp. DNA region includes the following protein-coding sequences:
- a CDS encoding glycerol-3-phosphate acyltransferase: MGLWLALAAYLVGSILPAEIFVRWRTGRSPHDFEDNPGGGGAWRLAGPLAGVITILFDMGKGAIPTAIALQAGFRPPELIAVAVAPVIGHCWPFYKIIRLDRGGRGLGPATGALFAMAFREVVPAYILGALVAYRLRWLPSVGIVAFPLGLILMLLWHVPPERLTAALAVMLVVLVRNVGLLWTVLRTRGARLPH